One genomic region from Amycolatopsis sp. FBCC-B4732 encodes:
- a CDS encoding DUF4097 family beta strand repeat-containing protein, with product MQHFATTAPIATVLDIPAGRVRFVAAEPGETTVDVRPADPAKSRDVKAASQVEVGFADGVLRIEGAAGNQYFGPSGSLDVVVKLPAGSDVRARAAGVALRGVGRLGDVTVEGAHGEAVFDEAASLHLTAHAGDVSVGRLTGPAEITTGKGDIRIAEAVSGNLVLSTQAGDITVGAAAGVSASLDAGTTYGRIRNSLKNTEGAAALTIHATTAYGDIDAAAR from the coding sequence ATGCAGCACTTCGCCACCACCGCCCCGATCGCCACCGTCCTCGACATCCCCGCCGGCCGCGTCCGGTTCGTCGCCGCCGAGCCGGGCGAGACCACCGTCGACGTCCGCCCCGCCGACCCCGCCAAGAGCCGCGACGTGAAGGCCGCTTCGCAGGTCGAGGTCGGTTTCGCCGACGGCGTCCTGCGCATCGAAGGCGCGGCCGGGAACCAGTACTTCGGCCCGTCCGGCTCCCTCGACGTGGTCGTCAAGCTGCCCGCCGGTTCGGACGTCCGGGCCAGGGCCGCCGGCGTCGCGCTGCGGGGCGTCGGGCGCCTCGGCGACGTCACCGTGGAAGGCGCGCACGGCGAGGCCGTGTTCGACGAGGCCGCGAGCCTGCACCTGACCGCCCACGCCGGCGACGTCTCGGTCGGGCGCCTCACCGGCCCGGCGGAGATCACCACCGGCAAGGGCGACATCCGGATCGCGGAGGCCGTGAGCGGCAACCTCGTCCTGAGCACCCAGGCCGGCGACATCACGGTCGGCGCGGCGGCCGGCGTGTCCGCGTCCCTCGACGCCGGCACGACGTACGGCCGGATCCGCAACTCCCTCAAGAACACCGAGGGCGCGGCGGCCCTGACCATCCACGCGACCACGGCGTACGGCGACATCGACGCGGCCGCCCGGTGA
- the nirD gene encoding nitrite reductase small subunit NirD, translating into MTTSIERTWTAVCAAEAVPEYAGVAALLDGGVQVAIFRLPGERWYALSNWDPCSGAAVLSRGIVGDAGGVPVVASPVYKERFALDSGQCLDAEDVSVPVYEVRVRGGVVEVESP; encoded by the coding sequence ATGACGACGTCGATCGAGCGAACCTGGACGGCGGTCTGCGCCGCCGAGGCCGTCCCGGAGTACGCCGGGGTGGCGGCGCTGCTCGACGGCGGCGTGCAGGTGGCGATCTTCCGCCTGCCGGGCGAGCGCTGGTACGCACTGTCCAATTGGGACCCGTGCAGCGGCGCGGCGGTGCTCTCCCGCGGGATCGTCGGGGACGCGGGTGGCGTCCCGGTCGTCGCGTCGCCGGTCTACAAGGAACGGTTCGCGCTCGACAGTGGACAGTGCCTGGACGCCGAGGACGTGTCCGTGCCGGTGTACGAGGTGCGCGTGCGAGGGGGCGTGGTCGAAGTGGAGAGCCCGTGA
- the nirB gene encoding nitrite reductase large subunit NirB, with product MPTLVVAGHGMVAHRLVEAVRAEDPSGNWHVVVLSEEPRPAYDRVALTSYVDTWDPAALALPGSDYAGDPHVDLRLGELAVSVDRTAKTVTTASGATVGYDALVLATGSRPFVPPVPGHDLPGCFVYRTIEDLDSIRAAAVDKPGRGRRSAVVIGGGLLGLEAAKALRDMGLSPHVVEMAPRLMPLQVDEGGGSLLRRLITNLDVTVHTGTSTDAIEADGSRLLAKLGNGTELDVDLVVFSAGVRPRDDLARQSGLDVGPRGGVLTDSSCRTSDPAVYAIGECAAVDGRVYGIVAPGYAMAEIVAAQLTGGAGEFPEPDTSTKLKLMGVDVASFGDAHARTEGALEVAVNDAVAGTYKKLVVTDDGKTLLGGVLVGDATEYNTLRALVGRPLPAEPGAILAPAGGGAAVGVDALPDAAQICSCNAVSKGAITRAIHEDGCDSVPKLKACTRAGTACGSCVPLLGRLLSAAGVEQSKAVCEHFSQSRAELFEIVQATRITTFSELIGRYGSGSGCAVCKPVVASILATLGNGHVLGGEQMTLQDTNDRYLANLQRNGTYSVVPRIPGGEITPEKLIVIGQVAQDFGLYTKITGGQRIDLFGATVDQLPLIWRRLVDAGFESGHAYGKALRTVKSCVGSTWCRYGVQDSVGLAIELELRYRGLRSPHKLKSAVSGCARECAEARSKDFGIIATENGWNLYVGGNGGTTPRHADLLVSDVDTETLIRTIDRFLMFYVRTADRLQRTAPWIEELDGGLDHLRAVIVDDSLGICEDLDAAMAKHVDNYADEWKGVLEDPEKLARFSSFVNAPGTPDPAISFRSEREQKVPVMLGVPEVRR from the coding sequence CTCACGTCCTACGTGGACACCTGGGACCCGGCCGCGCTCGCGCTGCCCGGCTCGGACTACGCGGGCGACCCGCACGTCGACCTCCGGCTCGGTGAGCTGGCCGTTTCGGTGGACCGGACCGCGAAGACGGTCACCACGGCGTCCGGTGCCACGGTCGGGTACGACGCCTTGGTGCTGGCCACCGGCTCGCGGCCGTTCGTGCCGCCGGTACCCGGCCACGACCTGCCCGGCTGCTTCGTCTACCGGACCATCGAAGACCTCGACTCGATCCGCGCCGCGGCCGTCGACAAGCCCGGCCGCGGCCGGCGGTCCGCCGTGGTCATCGGCGGTGGCCTCCTCGGCCTGGAGGCCGCGAAGGCGTTGCGGGACATGGGTCTTTCGCCGCACGTCGTCGAGATGGCGCCGCGGCTGATGCCGCTGCAGGTCGACGAGGGCGGCGGCTCGCTGCTGCGGCGGCTCATCACCAACCTCGACGTCACCGTCCACACGGGAACGTCGACCGACGCCATCGAGGCCGACGGCTCGCGGCTGCTCGCCAAGCTGGGCAACGGCACCGAACTCGACGTCGACCTCGTCGTGTTCTCCGCCGGTGTCCGGCCGCGGGACGACCTCGCCCGGCAGTCCGGTCTGGACGTCGGTCCGCGCGGCGGTGTGCTGACGGATTCGTCCTGTCGCACCAGCGATCCCGCCGTGTACGCGATCGGCGAGTGCGCCGCGGTCGACGGCCGCGTCTACGGCATCGTGGCACCCGGGTACGCGATGGCGGAGATCGTCGCCGCGCAGCTCACCGGCGGCGCCGGCGAGTTCCCGGAGCCGGACACGTCCACGAAGCTGAAGCTGATGGGCGTCGACGTCGCTTCGTTCGGTGACGCGCACGCCCGCACCGAGGGCGCGCTGGAAGTCGCCGTCAACGACGCGGTCGCCGGCACGTACAAGAAGCTCGTGGTCACCGACGACGGCAAGACGCTGCTGGGCGGCGTGCTCGTCGGCGACGCGACCGAGTACAACACCCTGCGCGCGCTGGTCGGCCGTCCGCTGCCGGCCGAGCCGGGCGCGATCCTCGCTCCGGCGGGCGGCGGCGCGGCGGTGGGTGTCGACGCGCTCCCGGACGCGGCGCAGATCTGCTCGTGCAACGCGGTGTCCAAGGGCGCGATCACCCGCGCGATCCACGAAGACGGCTGCGACTCGGTGCCCAAGCTCAAGGCGTGCACCCGCGCGGGCACCGCGTGCGGCTCGTGCGTCCCGCTGCTCGGGCGGTTGCTGAGCGCGGCCGGTGTCGAGCAGTCGAAGGCCGTGTGCGAGCACTTTTCCCAGTCGCGCGCGGAGCTGTTCGAGATCGTCCAGGCCACGCGCATCACGACGTTCAGCGAGCTGATCGGCCGCTACGGCTCGGGCAGCGGCTGCGCGGTCTGCAAGCCGGTGGTGGCGTCGATCCTGGCCACCCTCGGCAACGGGCACGTGCTCGGTGGCGAGCAGATGACGTTGCAGGACACCAACGACCGGTACCTGGCGAACCTGCAGCGCAACGGCACGTACTCGGTCGTCCCGCGGATCCCGGGCGGCGAGATCACGCCGGAGAAGCTGATCGTGATCGGCCAGGTGGCCCAGGACTTCGGGCTGTACACCAAGATCACCGGCGGCCAGCGGATCGACCTGTTCGGCGCCACCGTGGACCAGCTGCCGCTGATCTGGCGGCGGCTGGTGGACGCGGGCTTCGAGTCCGGGCACGCGTACGGCAAGGCGCTGCGCACGGTCAAGTCGTGCGTCGGGTCGACGTGGTGCCGCTACGGCGTGCAGGACAGCGTCGGGCTGGCGATCGAGCTGGAGCTGCGCTACCGCGGGCTGCGGTCGCCGCACAAGCTCAAGTCGGCGGTCTCGGGCTGCGCGCGGGAGTGCGCCGAGGCGCGCAGCAAGGACTTCGGGATCATCGCCACGGAGAACGGCTGGAACCTCTACGTCGGCGGCAACGGCGGCACCACGCCCCGGCACGCCGACCTGCTGGTGTCCGATGTGGACACCGAGACGCTGATCCGCACGATCGACCGGTTCCTGATGTTCTACGTGCGCACCGCCGACCGGCTGCAGCGCACGGCGCCGTGGATCGAGGAGCTCGACGGCGGCCTCGACCACCTGCGCGCGGTGATCGTCGACGATTCCCTCGGCATCTGCGAAGACCTCGACGCGGCGATGGCCAAGCACGTCGACAACTACGCCGACGAGTGGAAGGGCGTCCTCGAGGACCCGGAGAAGCTGGCCCGGTTCTCGTCGTTCGTCAACGCGCCGGGCACGCCCGACCCGGCGATCTCGTTCCGCTCGGAGCGCGAGCAGAAGGTGCCGGTCATGCTGGGTGTCCCGGAGGTGCGGCGATGA
- a CDS encoding uroporphyrinogen-III synthase: MTDVLPLTGFVVGITAARRADELGALLVRKGAGVRYGPAIRIVPLTDDTELHAATAGLLEAPVDAVVATTGIGFRGWLEAAEGWGLGDALLSRLAECALLARGPKVTGAIRAAGLTEAYSPASESNAELLQHLLAADVSGKRIAVQLHGEPLPYFVETLRAAGAEVIEISVYRWVGPVDPGPVDRLLDGVLDGSIHALPFTSAPAAASLLALARRTGRLPGLVAALSGPVVAACVGPITAGPLAALGVPTVQPHRARIGALARTVAETLVTRSPRFLAGGREIELRGQAAIVDGDWREVAPAPMALLRALAASPGRVVSRRELISALPGGGEEHAVETAIGRLRTALGGGKVVQTVVKRGYRLAVEA; encoded by the coding sequence GTGACCGATGTCCTCCCGCTGACCGGGTTCGTGGTCGGCATCACCGCGGCGCGCCGGGCTGACGAGCTCGGCGCGCTTCTGGTGCGCAAGGGGGCGGGCGTCCGCTACGGCCCGGCGATCCGGATCGTGCCGCTGACCGACGACACGGAGCTGCACGCGGCGACGGCCGGGCTGCTCGAGGCGCCGGTGGACGCGGTGGTGGCGACGACGGGCATCGGCTTCCGCGGCTGGCTCGAGGCGGCCGAAGGCTGGGGCCTCGGCGACGCGCTGCTCTCGCGCCTTGCGGAGTGCGCCCTGCTGGCCCGCGGCCCGAAGGTGACCGGCGCGATCCGGGCGGCGGGGCTGACGGAGGCGTACTCACCGGCGTCGGAGAGCAACGCGGAGCTGCTGCAGCACCTGCTGGCCGCGGACGTGTCGGGGAAGCGGATCGCGGTGCAGCTGCACGGCGAGCCGTTGCCGTACTTCGTGGAGACGCTGCGGGCGGCGGGGGCGGAGGTCATCGAGATCTCGGTGTACCGCTGGGTCGGCCCGGTGGACCCGGGCCCGGTCGACCGGCTCCTGGACGGGGTGCTGGACGGCTCGATCCACGCGCTGCCGTTCACGAGCGCGCCCGCGGCGGCTTCGCTGCTGGCGCTGGCCCGGCGCACGGGCCGGCTGCCGGGCCTGGTCGCGGCGCTGTCGGGCCCGGTGGTGGCGGCGTGCGTCGGCCCGATCACGGCGGGACCGCTGGCGGCGCTGGGGGTGCCGACGGTCCAGCCGCACCGGGCGCGGATCGGCGCGCTGGCCCGCACGGTGGCCGAGACGCTGGTGACGCGGTCGCCGCGGTTCCTCGCGGGCGGCCGGGAGATCGAACTGCGCGGCCAGGCGGCCATCGTGGACGGTGACTGGCGCGAGGTGGCACCGGCACCGATGGCGTTGCTGCGCGCGCTGGCGGCGTCGCCGGGCCGGGTGGTGTCGCGCCGCGAGCTGATCTCGGCGTTGCCGGGCGGCGGCGAGGAGCACGCGGTGGAGACGGCGATCGGCCGCCTGCGGACTGCGCTGGGCGGCGGGAAGGTCGTCCAGACGGTGGTGAAGCGGGGGTACCGGCTGGCCGTCGAGGCCTGA